A window of Mesomycoplasma lagogenitalium contains these coding sequences:
- a CDS encoding tyrosine-type recombinase/integrase, whose translation MIKNFIDELKLYNRQELTIYKYEQTLKLLDVENLTFEEITQKIINNNHSATYQRYLKAVYQSYLNFLEDTEKIKKLKKVKLKHLDVVFRDVISKDELMEKTEILKTDSSKDIFWKTVIRFLFQTGIRVSEINNLSHLNNKLYVIGKGNKKREIFYNKKTFNLLTLYQSQLKNKIQSASICKNIKKYLNNNLTPHSLRRSFATYFLKSGVDIKLISQQLGHSDVATTYRYVHITREENLKIYNKLMND comes from the coding sequence ATGATTAAAAACTTTATAGATGAATTAAAGCTATATAATAGGCAAGAATTAACAATATATAAATACGAACAAACATTAAAACTTTTAGATGTAGAAAACTTAACTTTTGAGGAAATTACACAAAAAATTATTAATAATAATCATAGTGCTACTTATCAAAGATATCTAAAGGCAGTTTATCAATCTTATTTAAATTTTTTAGAAGATACTGAAAAAATAAAAAAATTAAAAAAAGTTAAATTAAAGCACTTAGATGTTGTTTTCCGTGATGTGATAAGCAAAGATGAGTTGATGGAAAAAACCGAGATTTTAAAAACTGATAGTAGTAAGGATATTTTTTGGAAAACAGTGATTCGGTTTCTATTTCAAACAGGAATCAGAGTAAGCGAAATAAATAACCTTAGTCACTTAAATAATAAACTGTATGTTATTGGTAAAGGCAATAAAAAAAGAGAGATTTTTTACAATAAAAAAACCTTCAACCTTTTAACTTTATACCAGTCGCAATTAAAAAATAAAATTCAATCTGCAAGCATTTGTAAAAATATTAAAAAATATTTAAATAACAATTTGACACCACATTCACTTAGAAGAAGTTTTGCAACTTACTTTTTAAAAAGCGGTGTAGATATTAAACTAATTTCCCAGCAACTAGGGCACTCAGATGTAGCAACAACTTATAGGTATGTTCATATAACTCGCGAGGAGAATTTAAAAATTTATAATAAATTAATGAATGATTAA
- a CDS encoding DUF1980 domain-containing protein, with protein sequence MIDNKILSLFSNSDTTNNVAKINSTTERIFKQINIYFTPILIIATLVLLIISIVFIFMMGIKPNEAQKYKDKLKYTIFSAIGLGMIVMIILPILIGFLLPGGDTSTAIPTG encoded by the coding sequence ATGATAGATAATAAAATTTTAAGTTTGTTTAGTAATTCCGATACAACCAACAATGTAGCGAAAATTAATAGCACAACAGAACGAATATTTAAACAAATAAATATCTATTTTACTCCAATTTTAATAATTGCCACTTTAGTTTTACTGATTATATCAATTGTTTTTATTTTTATGATGGGTATAAAACCAAATGAAGCACAAAAATATAAGGACAAACTAAAATATACCATCTTTTCCGCAATCGGTTTAGGAATGATAGTGATGATTATTTTACCAATTTTAATAGGTTTCTTATTGCCTGGTGGAGATACTTCAACAGCAATTCCGACTGGCTAG
- the gyrB gene encoding DNA topoisomerase (ATP-hydrolyzing) subunit B encodes MSNEYGASSIQSLEGLEAVRKRPGMYVGGTGILALHHLIWEIVDNSVDESLAGFANEISITITKDGYAKISDNGRGIPTDIHPKHGVSAAEVVLTILHAGGKFDSNAYKVSGGLHGVGASVVNALSSNLKVWIKREGKIHFQEFIDGGKKVDDLKVIGECPIDETGTTIMFKPDFTIMEQHEFKIDTIIDRIKQTAYLTKGLKFLIFDERSNIKKEFCFEGGIIDYISELTKGYEKITEKSIYAEGIFNLGEEKSTDISVEVALQYVQEDREEILTYANNIYNKEGGTHETGLFDSLSRILNNYAMDNKFIKSDTDKFSRDDLKEGMFVVISIKHSDPMFEGQTKGKLINKDVRPAVNKVFSEVFERFLNENPGEARKIIERNLLAQKARRAAASAREATKRKGPFEIGSLPGKLADCSTKNAEIAELYIVEGNSAGGSAKMGRDRHYQAILPLRGKVINSQKTSDEKLFKNEEILSLITAFGTGVGSEFNINKLRYHKIVIMTDADVDGAHIRTLLLTFFYRYFRPLIEYGFIYIAQPPLYKISYGKKDEYAYNDQQKEEILSRIGDVKVTIQRYKGLGEMDPSQLWETTMDPVARKMLQVQIEDAMIASQVFEQLMGEEVAPRREFIEENAKFVKNIDL; translated from the coding sequence ATGAGCAATGAATATGGTGCAAGTAGCATTCAATCGTTAGAAGGTTTAGAAGCAGTAAGAAAACGTCCTGGAATGTATGTTGGTGGCACCGGAATTTTAGCGTTACATCATTTAATATGAGAAATTGTTGATAATTCAGTAGATGAATCTTTAGCTGGTTTTGCTAATGAAATTTCTATCACAATTACTAAAGACGGCTATGCAAAAATAAGTGATAATGGTAGAGGTATTCCTACAGACATTCATCCAAAACACGGAGTGTCTGCGGCTGAAGTTGTTTTAACTATTTTACATGCTGGTGGAAAATTTGATAGCAATGCTTATAAAGTTTCCGGAGGATTGCATGGTGTTGGGGCATCTGTTGTAAATGCTTTGAGTTCAAATTTAAAGGTTTGAATAAAAAGAGAAGGAAAAATTCACTTTCAGGAATTTATTGATGGTGGTAAAAAGGTTGACGATTTAAAAGTTATTGGAGAGTGTCCAATTGATGAAACAGGAACAACAATAATGTTTAAACCTGATTTTACAATCATGGAACAGCATGAATTTAAAATCGATACTATTATTGACAGAATTAAACAAACTGCATATTTAACAAAAGGATTGAAATTTTTAATTTTCGATGAAAGGTCGAATATTAAAAAAGAATTTTGTTTTGAAGGCGGAATTATTGATTATATTTCAGAACTAACAAAAGGTTATGAAAAAATTACAGAAAAATCAATTTATGCTGAAGGTATTTTTAATTTAGGCGAGGAAAAATCTACTGATATAAGTGTTGAAGTTGCATTACAATATGTTCAAGAAGATCGAGAAGAAATTTTAACTTATGCAAATAATATTTACAACAAAGAAGGCGGAACTCACGAAACTGGTTTATTTGATTCTTTATCAAGAATTTTAAATAATTATGCAATGGATAATAAATTTATTAAATCTGACACTGATAAATTTTCTAGAGACGATTTAAAAGAAGGAATGTTTGTCGTTATTTCAATCAAACATAGCGATCCTATGTTTGAAGGACAGACAAAAGGAAAATTAATTAATAAAGATGTAAGACCAGCTGTTAATAAAGTATTTTCAGAAGTGTTTGAAAGATTTTTAAATGAAAATCCTGGTGAAGCTAGAAAAATTATTGAAAGAAACCTACTAGCGCAAAAAGCAAGAAGGGCTGCTGCTTCTGCTAGAGAAGCAACAAAAAGAAAAGGGCCATTTGAAATTGGTTCACTACCAGGTAAATTAGCTGATTGCTCAACTAAAAATGCTGAAATAGCTGAATTATATATCGTCGAAGGTAATTCAGCTGGCGGAAGTGCTAAAATGGGAAGAGATCGTCATTATCAAGCGATTTTACCTTTAAGAGGAAAAGTAATTAATTCGCAAAAGACAAGTGATGAAAAATTATTTAAAAATGAAGAAATTTTATCTTTAATAACCGCTTTTGGAACTGGTGTTGGTTCTGAGTTTAATATAAACAAATTAAGATATCATAAAATCGTTATTATGACTGATGCTGATGTTGATGGCGCTCATATTAGAACATTATTATTAACATTTTTCTACAGATATTTTAGACCTTTAATTGAATATGGATTTATTTATATTGCTCAACCACCTTTATATAAAATTTCTTACGGGAAAAAAGACGAATATGCATATAACGACCAACAAAAAGAAGAAATTTTATCTAGAATTGGTGATGTAAAAGTAACAATTCAAAGATACAAAGGACTTGGAGAAATGGATCCTAGTCAATTATGAGAAACAACTATGGATCCTGTTGCTAGAAAAATGCTTCAAGTGCAAATTGAAGATGCAATGATTGCTTCACAAGTCTTTGAGCAATTAATGGGCGAGGAAGTTGCTCCAAGACGTGAGTTTATCGAAGAAAATGCAAAATTTGTAAAAAATATTGACTTATAA
- a CDS encoding ABC transporter ATP-binding protein, producing MHLVFKHNKFRNLMLIVFSILIAVLPAIITSIEAFAIDALLGKIKINELNNFSMFLIFIVFIAFLEIVILISNYFWNSLYNKNNIYFSKSVARDFINQYKNVSAGEIKKYSSADAYNHVIHNSDNYYFNRFISLVNIITSVIFIIILIIIFSINSWITLIIFIIVSIIISIPNIVSFKNTQSGIESGQKAFNDLIDKTNELLEGYSQFYFNNKTHLVENFLAKYIYEFYFGSYQGSKMEVKNKFFSKNFIEILEYTGVIVLLFIYSQNYFNVSIGSVYIFRKALSTNATTNLFNLFTNIRTYYASKNLETMFDLKIEQDKKTIKTIDLSEINLKNLTYKVEDKIILNNFNYSFKKGKKYLIIGESGSGKSTILQLILGNIDNYEGKIEFTNVDIKNIKDSAIKEHISYLDSSGFVYDDNIYNNLSLGKAKLEKANKILKFLNLDPELEEEIKDKNFDSFNNLSISQKQRLAFARLLYFDKDYLLLDESFSNVNKEQFEELLEKIIKTDKTIIYISHQLEDKDKKHFDFIIDFDQINKKMQIN from the coding sequence ATGCATTTAGTATTTAAGCACAATAAATTTAGAAATTTAATGTTAATTGTTTTTTCAATTTTAATTGCTGTTTTACCAGCTATCATAACATCGATAGAAGCATTTGCAATTGATGCTTTATTAGGAAAAATTAAAATTAATGAATTAAATAATTTTTCAATGTTTTTAATTTTTATAGTTTTTATAGCTTTTTTGGAAATAGTTATTCTAATATCTAACTATTTTTGAAATAGTTTATACAATAAAAATAATATTTATTTTTCAAAATCTGTAGCAAGAGATTTTATAAATCAATATAAAAATGTTAGTGCTGGTGAAATTAAAAAATATTCTAGCGCAGATGCCTATAATCATGTAATTCATAATTCAGATAATTATTATTTTAATCGTTTCATTTCTTTAGTTAATATTATAACATCGGTTATTTTTATAATAATTTTAATAATTATTTTTTCAATAAATAGTTGAATAACATTGATAATTTTTATAATCGTATCAATTATTATTTCAATTCCTAATATTGTCAGTTTTAAAAATACACAATCAGGAATTGAAAGTGGTCAAAAAGCATTTAATGATTTAATTGATAAAACAAATGAATTATTAGAAGGCTATTCTCAATTTTATTTTAATAATAAAACCCACTTAGTTGAAAATTTTTTAGCAAAATACATTTACGAATTTTATTTCGGATCTTACCAGGGTTCTAAAATGGAAGTAAAAAATAAATTCTTTTCCAAAAATTTTATTGAGATTTTAGAATATACAGGAGTAATAGTTTTATTATTTATTTATAGTCAAAATTATTTCAATGTTTCAATTGGTTCTGTTTATATTTTTAGAAAAGCATTGTCCACTAATGCTACAACTAATTTATTTAACTTATTTACTAATATTAGAACCTACTATGCATCTAAAAATTTAGAGACAATGTTTGATTTAAAAATTGAGCAAGATAAAAAAACAATTAAAACTATTGATTTAAGCGAAATTAATTTAAAAAATTTAACTTATAAAGTGGAAGATAAAATAATTTTAAATAATTTTAATTACAGCTTTAAAAAAGGTAAAAAATATTTAATTATTGGCGAATCAGGTTCCGGTAAATCAACAATTTTACAATTAATATTAGGTAATATTGATAATTATGAAGGAAAAATTGAATTTACAAATGTCGATATTAAAAACATTAAAGATAGCGCAATTAAAGAACATATATCTTATTTAGATTCAAGCGGTTTTGTTTATGATGATAATATTTATAATAATTTAAGTTTAGGTAAAGCAAAATTAGAAAAAGCAAATAAAATTTTAAAATTTCTTAATTTAGATCCAGAACTGGAAGAAGAAATAAAAGATAAAAATTTTGATTCATTTAATAATTTATCTATTAGTCAAAAACAACGACTAGCATTTGCAAGATTATTATATTTTGATAAAGATTATTTATTACTTGATGAATCTTTTTCAAATGTAAATAAAGAACAGTTTGAAGAATTACTTGAAAAGATAATTAAAACAGATAAAACAATTATTTATATTTCGCATCAATTAGAAGATAAAGATAAAAAGCATTTTGATTTTATTATTGATTTTGATCAAATTAATAAAAAAATGCAAATTAATTAA
- a CDS encoding ABC transporter ATP-binding protein, whose protein sequence is MKILKNFKFLLFATIITSIISYLLPTISVYYLGNFINEISAKDNSKFNFYTILLITLVLNTAFFTIVSGFLKSKLELKFNLKLNENISNAIANSKAIDVEKNKSGTYLYWIEVRAKQISSTIFQSAFNSLLSISLMICSIFIIFFTSWKLALIGLLIVVITFIFPTFLSFIAAKINSKFGSNQEKYHALLKNNFDGFIMLYYLNKPDKFVQKSDKIIKKWIADFNKNKNKALLIEVINSGFFTFANLLFFFLIGYFIYFNNLQIGTVFILPSIFLNIVLAIKNTIKFLQDYNSFKKYIKIFSEYNKIENNKQEILISKIEFINVSYVKEEKTLIKNFSFSFQSGKKYALIDETGNLKTLLINLILKEEQEYQGTILINDMDLKEIDDYLLKNSISFLNSKSFIFKTSIYNNVALWDENEQNKVKNALAKSTLIDFDIEKTIEKDDELSTGEKQRINFARQFYRDKKVWILNEAYGNIDPENAEIIKNELFNDHNLLLINGVQNLNDENSYDEIINLEEQCI, encoded by the coding sequence ATGAAAATACTAAAAAATTTTAAATTTTTGTTATTTGCAACAATAATAACTTCAATTATTAGTTATTTATTACCTACTATTTCAGTTTACTATTTGGGTAATTTTATTAACGAAATATCAGCAAAAGATAATAGTAAGTTTAATTTTTATACAATTTTATTAATTACATTAGTTTTAAATACGGCTTTCTTTACAATTGTTAGCGGTTTTTTAAAAAGCAAATTAGAATTAAAATTTAATTTAAAATTAAATGAAAATATTTCTAATGCCATAGCAAATAGCAAAGCCATCGATGTGGAGAAAAACAAATCAGGAACATATTTATATTGAATTGAAGTTAGAGCAAAACAAATTAGTTCAACAATATTTCAATCGGCATTTAATTCGCTTTTATCAATTTCTTTAATGATTTGTTCAATTTTTATAATATTTTTTACTAGTTGAAAATTAGCATTAATTGGTTTATTAATAGTAGTAATTACATTTATTTTTCCAACATTTTTAAGTTTTATAGCCGCTAAAATCAACAGTAAATTTGGTTCAAATCAGGAAAAATATCATGCTCTATTAAAAAATAATTTTGACGGCTTTATTATGCTTTATTATTTAAATAAACCTGATAAATTTGTTCAAAAATCAGACAAAATTATTAAAAAATGAATTGCCGATTTTAATAAAAACAAAAATAAAGCCTTGCTAATTGAGGTTATTAATTCAGGATTTTTTACTTTTGCAAATCTTTTATTTTTCTTTTTAATTGGTTATTTTATTTATTTTAATAATTTACAAATAGGAACTGTTTTTATTTTGCCTTCAATATTTTTAAATATTGTTTTAGCAATTAAAAATACTATTAAATTTTTACAAGATTATAATTCCTTTAAAAAATACATTAAAATTTTTAGTGAATATAATAAAATTGAAAATAACAAGCAAGAAATTTTAATTAGTAAAATTGAATTTATAAATGTTAGTTATGTAAAAGAGGAAAAAACATTAATTAAAAATTTCTCTTTTAGTTTCCAAAGTGGGAAAAAATATGCATTAATTGATGAAACCGGTAATTTAAAAACACTTTTAATTAATTTGATTTTAAAAGAAGAGCAGGAATATCAAGGGACAATTTTAATAAATGATATGGATTTAAAAGAAATAGATGATTATTTATTAAAAAATAGTATATCTTTTTTAAATTCCAAAAGTTTTATATTTAAAACAAGTATTTATAATAATGTTGCATTGTGAGATGAAAATGAGCAAAATAAAGTAAAAAATGCTTTAGCTAAATCAACTTTAATTGATTTTGATATTGAAAAAACAATTGAAAAAGATGATGAATTATCAACAGGCGAAAAACAAAGAATTAATTTTGCAAGACAATTTTATCGTGATAAAAAAGTGTGAATCTTAAATGAGGCATATGGAAATATTGATCCAGAAAATGCAGAAATAATTAAAAATGAATTGTTTAATGATCATAATTTATTATTAATTAATGGAGTACAAAATTTAAATGATGAAAACAGTTATGATGAAATTATTAATTTGGAGGAACAATGCATTTAG
- a CDS encoding Mbov_0396 family ICE element transmembrane protein codes for MGAWLVDKIVNPIAFFFFSILWTTFVALPYVLLEAINFVKSIFGFGFIRQLFFGKSENFEYFNLPWIFLILSSLAIIISLVILCYIIFKNAVSFKENNSKEILKQGLKTFALILLMPIIYFISLLLLEVLNEMIRQIFFSDNNLSEMQNLFVKLKPQNVAENEWLNLVKSYFFDVETIRNSWNNFAWGDGFQMILMFLIIIVILAIFQLWMIINLGKKIIIMYIYMVISPVLISLIMADNEKEYSKFKSEMKSSLVSLITAEFFFNVFFLFIIFSINFNVDLASGLPAIINNSINFIFKIVAIAAGCYGVKEFIAKMEANSPTVSNVVSGAKSLASGAIAKNPILAKSGLAKMASPNSNSASSAPTVKENVEKNKNFSSIPQNNNWNAFKNNQGGFSTIPTKKVSK; via the coding sequence ATGGGTGCTTGATTAGTAGATAAGATAGTTAATCCTATTGCCTTTTTCTTTTTTAGTATTCTATGAACGACATTTGTCGCTTTACCTTATGTATTACTTGAAGCGATAAACTTTGTAAAAAGTATTTTCGGTTTTGGATTTATTAGACAATTATTTTTTGGTAAATCAGAAAATTTTGAATATTTTAATTTACCTTGAATTTTTTTAATATTATCGTCTTTAGCAATCATTATTTCATTAGTTATTTTATGTTATATTATTTTTAAAAATGCTGTTTCATTTAAAGAAAATAATTCAAAAGAAATATTAAAACAAGGTCTAAAAACTTTTGCTTTAATATTATTAATGCCAATAATTTACTTTATTTCATTATTACTTTTAGAAGTATTAAATGAAATGATTAGACAAATATTTTTTTCAGATAACAATTTATCTGAAATGCAAAATTTATTTGTAAAATTAAAACCACAAAATGTTGCAGAAAATGAATGATTGAATTTAGTAAAATCATACTTTTTTGATGTAGAAACTATTAGAAACTCTTGAAATAACTTTGCTTGAGGAGATGGTTTCCAAATGATTTTAATGTTTTTAATAATAATAGTCATCTTAGCAATTTTTCAATTGTGAATGATAATTAATTTAGGTAAAAAAATAATTATTATGTATATTTATATGGTTATTTCGCCTGTGTTAATTAGTTTAATAATGGCCGATAATGAAAAAGAATATTCTAAATTTAAATCAGAAATGAAATCGTCATTAGTTTCTTTAATAACTGCAGAATTCTTTTTTAATGTTTTCTTTTTATTTATTATATTTTCAATAAATTTCAATGTTGATTTAGCAAGTGGATTACCAGCAATTATTAATAATTCAATTAACTTTATATTTAAAATTGTTGCAATTGCAGCGGGTTGTTATGGAGTTAAAGAATTTATAGCAAAAATGGAAGCAAATTCACCAACAGTTTCCAATGTCGTTTCGGGAGCAAAATCGTTAGCAAGTGGGGCGATTGCAAAAAATCCAATTCTGGCTAAAAGCGGATTAGCAAAAATGGCTTCACCAAATTCTAATAGTGCAAGTTCTGCTCCAACAGTAAAAGAAAATGTTGAAAAAAACAAAAATTTTAGTTCTATTCCACAAAATAATAATTGAAATGCTTTTAAAAATAACCAAGGTGGATTTTCAACAATTCCTACAAAGAAAGTTTCTAAATAA
- a CDS encoding Mbov_0397 family ICE element conjugal transfer ATPase yields MKYQIKRLKQSKKIIIFKGLALVDFLFLGIILSIASLPIIFIQNNNWILKISLFVVITLALLPLIVKYRKHQSKGYQIIIRMFKYISSAKKYKRIKGKNNKGNLNNIIPYSSFGKNCIINKDGKSVFGALKIYGKNITSESKNDQLTMMKNLTDFFNKIKTKATLVKLPVKEDLTKNLISIKDNKAKIENISKFYDEWNNEITFDFSQKMKSEYYLILYEQDEEKLELEINDLSRELSVCKIVSEKLNTKQLANLINEIYIHDPEFDFEKLKKDKITLNFDNVEFKKDYFKIDGNFYSTQTIHEYGTLLKNDWIWKIFNTPSVVIWHINTIDIELFLNNINRTEINAEMNAFEEKNRPKSRKMNQEIEAIKEIVDSAMSGQENIVESTIIFLTKATNLQTIKKVKTINERNLSSINSKIDNLIYRQFEGFSASLFIKNDLLKEFQEQAVSNISYGWPFVIEEFNDGTFPITGIDKNNNVPIFFDPRLKKSDRTNHNMFIFGEPGKGKTTFTKKIMLSNLAKGDEIILIDTQNEFTDFVEKLNGQMINLGSDNEIVINPLQIRNFWNPRPLTEEEYKFNNESLLIQQENFMEVWLKLLYGDKLGVNERDMIIYYLKDLYKSLGFYDTNENLSQLPNEKYPIVSDLIKHIQKGMKKSNIAFDNKTKINVLRTLKLDFENNGKFAKSFNNHSTLELNNKVICFNISSLINSENKNLLDSYFYLLVSYLQGKISLQSDKQNFIWLVFDEFHKYVKSDNMMIFNFIYSMAKEGRKFRSNCILTTQQVHDLTRTDALASMGRSIIESCQYLVLFSIKADSLSKIDSFFSSIGGLSENEKSNISLFRQGECLLIVSPLRRFQIKVNYNQLEQEFFFKKNQQSQ; encoded by the coding sequence ATGAAATATCAAATTAAAAGATTAAAACAAAGTAAAAAGATTATTATTTTTAAAGGTTTAGCATTAGTAGATTTTCTATTTTTAGGAATTATTTTATCAATCGCTTCTCTTCCTATAATTTTTATACAAAATAATAATTGAATATTAAAAATATCTTTATTTGTCGTAATTACTTTAGCATTATTACCTTTAATAGTTAAATACAGAAAGCATCAATCAAAGGGATATCAAATTATTATTAGAATGTTTAAATATATCTCTTCTGCTAAAAAATATAAACGAATTAAAGGCAAAAATAATAAAGGTAATTTAAACAATATTATTCCATATTCATCTTTTGGTAAAAATTGCATTATAAACAAAGATGGAAAAAGTGTTTTTGGAGCATTGAAAATTTACGGTAAAAATATAACATCAGAATCAAAAAATGACCAATTAACGATGATGAAAAATTTAACTGATTTTTTCAATAAAATCAAAACTAAAGCAACATTAGTTAAATTACCAGTTAAAGAAGATTTAACTAAAAATTTAATTTCAATTAAAGATAATAAAGCAAAAATTGAAAATATATCAAAATTTTACGATGAATGAAATAATGAAATAACTTTTGATTTTTCTCAGAAAATGAAAAGTGAATACTATTTAATTCTTTACGAACAAGATGAAGAAAAATTAGAATTAGAAATTAATGATTTATCAAGAGAATTAAGTGTTTGTAAAATAGTTTCTGAAAAATTAAATACTAAACAATTAGCAAATTTAATTAATGAAATTTATATTCACGATCCAGAATTTGATTTTGAGAAACTAAAAAAAGATAAAATCACTTTAAATTTTGATAATGTGGAATTTAAAAAAGATTATTTTAAAATTGATGGAAATTTTTATTCAACACAAACTATACACGAATATGGAACATTATTAAAAAACGATTGAATTTGAAAAATTTTTAATACTCCTAGTGTTGTTATATGGCATATAAATACAATTGATATTGAATTATTTTTAAATAATATTAATAGAACAGAAATTAATGCCGAAATGAATGCTTTTGAAGAAAAAAATCGTCCTAAATCTAGAAAAATGAATCAAGAGATAGAGGCGATTAAAGAAATAGTTGACTCTGCTATGAGCGGACAAGAAAATATTGTTGAAAGCACAATTATATTTTTAACTAAAGCCACTAATTTACAAACAATTAAAAAAGTTAAAACGATTAACGAAAGAAATTTATCAAGTATTAATTCTAAAATTGATAATTTAATTTACCGTCAATTTGAAGGATTTTCAGCAAGTTTATTTATTAAAAACGATTTATTAAAAGAATTTCAAGAACAAGCAGTGTCAAACATTTCATATGGATGACCATTTGTAATTGAAGAATTTAATGATGGAACTTTTCCAATTACAGGTATAGATAAAAATAATAATGTTCCCATCTTTTTTGATCCAAGATTAAAAAAATCAGATAGAACAAACCATAATATGTTTATTTTTGGAGAACCTGGAAAAGGAAAAACAACTTTTACTAAAAAGATAATGTTATCTAATTTAGCCAAAGGTGATGAAATCATTTTAATTGATACTCAAAACGAATTTACTGATTTTGTAGAAAAATTAAATGGTCAAATGATTAATTTAGGTTCAGATAATGAAATTGTTATTAACCCTTTACAAATAAGAAACTTTTGAAATCCAAGACCCTTAACAGAAGAAGAATATAAATTTAATAATGAATCACTTTTAATTCAACAAGAAAATTTTATGGAAGTTTGATTAAAGTTGCTTTATGGTGATAAATTAGGTGTTAATGAAAGAGATATGATTATCTATTATTTAAAAGATTTATATAAATCATTAGGTTTTTATGACACAAATGAAAATTTAAGTCAATTACCAAATGAAAAATATCCTATAGTTTCCGATTTAATTAAACACATTCAAAAGGGAATGAAAAAATCAAATATCGCTTTTGATAATAAAACCAAAATCAATGTTTTAAGAACTTTAAAATTAGATTTTGAAAATAATGGAAAATTCGCCAAAAGTTTTAATAATCATTCAACACTTGAATTAAATAATAAGGTAATTTGTTTTAATATTTCTTCTTTAATAAATTCTGAAAATAAAAACTTATTGGATTCGTATTTCTATTTATTAGTAAGTTATTTACAAGGAAAAATATCTTTACAATCAGATAAACAGAATTTTATTTGATTAGTATTTGATGAATTTCACAAGTATGTAAAAAGCGATAATATGATGATTTTTAACTTTATCTATTCAATGGCAAAAGAGGGAAGAAAATTCCGTTCTAATTGTATTTTAACAACCCAACAAGTTCACGATTTAACAAGAACTGATGCTCTTGCTTCAATGGGTCGTTCAATTATAGAAAGTTGTCAATATCTAGTTTTATTTAGTATTAAAGCCGATTCATTATCTAAAATTGATAGTTTCTTTTCAAGTATTGGTGGTCTTTCAGAAAACGAAAAAAGCAATATTTCTTTATTTAGACAAGGTGAGTGTTTATTAATTGTCTCACCTTTAAGAAGATTTCAAATAAAAGTTAATTACAATCAACTTGAGCAAGAATTTTTCTTTAAAAAGAATCAGCAATCACAATAG
- a CDS encoding HU family DNA-binding protein, whose amino-acid sequence MNRMNQISKKDKERIIEDFLLEIVEKIKKGEDVKLKHLGTFKIKNLEKYKFYNFTTSTFDEYENYKKLKFSVNKKLKKQINSEIFES is encoded by the coding sequence ATGAACAGAATGAATCAAATATCTAAAAAAGATAAAGAAAGGATAATTGAAGATTTTTTATTAGAAATTGTTGAAAAAATCAAAAAAGGAGAAGATGTTAAATTAAAACATCTAGGAACTTTTAAAATAAAAAACCTTGAAAAATACAAGTTTTATAATTTCACAACCTCTACTTTTGATGAATATGAAAACTATAAAAAACTTAAATTTTCTGTAAATAAAAAATTAAAAAAACAAATTAATTCAGAAATTTTTGAAAGTTAA